Genomic segment of Pseudomonas iranensis:
CACCGGCGCCCAGGCGCGGGTCAGGGTTTGATAGAAGTGATGGTGGGTGTTGATCAGGCCCGGCAGGATCACATGCTCGCGGGCATCGAACACTTCATTGCACGGCGCCGACGGCTGCTGACCGGCAGCGAGGACTTCGACGATGACACCGTCTTGCACGACTAAACCGCCACGGGCATCAAGCTCGTTGGAGGTGAAAATGGCGAGGGGATTTTTTAACCAGGTACGGGTCGCAGGCATTGTGGCCGGCTCCTCTGAAAGTTGGGTTCAGGGTTGCCAGCTCAGTGTTGCCCTGTCTGCTGATCCAGGGTCGCCGCGAACGACGAGGCGCGCAGTTTCAAACAAATCGCCGCGCCGGGCAAGCGCCACCCGACCATTCACCATCATCCCCCTGTGGGAGCGAGCCTGCTCGCGAAGGCGTCCTGTCAGTCGATACAGATTTACCTGACAGATCGTATTCGCGAGCAGGCTCGCTCCCACATCGGGATTTTCAGTGCTTACCAGGGAATGGTTTCACCCTTGTAATTGACGAAGTGATGCCCGCCCTTGCCGGTGAATGCATTGACCTGGTCAATCAGCCCGCGAGTGCTGGTCTCTACATCCAAGTCAGCACCTTCGCCGCCCATGTCGGTCTTCACCCAGCCCGGGTGCAACGACAGTACGGTGAGTTTCTGTTCACCCAGTTGCGTGACAAAACTGTTGGTCATCGAATTCAGCGCCGCCTTGCTCGCCTTGTACAACGCCAGCTCCGGCGCGTCGGGCATGGTCACGCTGCCGAGCACCGAACTCATGAACGCCAGCACGCCGCTGCCGTCGCGGATCTGCCCGACGAAACGCTGGGCCAGATTGATCGGCGCCACCGCGTTGGTGAAAAACAGTTGCCCGACCTCGGCCAGGGTCGCGCCGCCCGGCGTCTGCACGTCCGGGCCTTTGACCCCGGCGTTGACGAACAACAGATCGAAGGTTTCGCCCTTGAGTTTCTGGCTCAGAGCGATCACCGCTTGCTGATCATCCATGTCGAGCTTCTCGATGCGCACGTCACCCAGCGCTTGCAGCGCCTCGGCCTTCTGCGGATTGCGCACCGTCGCGGTGACCTGCCAGCCATCGCCCAGCAGGGTCTTCACCAGACCGAGGCCCAAGCCGCGGGAGGCGCCGATGATCAGTGCGTTTTTTGCCTGAGACATGATGGGTTTCCTTGAAAGTCAGCATTCAGGATTCAATGGACACGCCTGACCGCGCCACAGTTGCAGCGCTTGGCGAAAACAGGCTTTGACCCCGGAGCATACTCCAGGCCTTGCCGTGCTTGCTTGCTGAATTGCTCAAGATAGTTTTGCTCGGAAATAGGCATGGGTCACAGTCCTGATGTTGCCTTTTTGGGCCTCATCGCTGGCAAGCCAGCTCCCACAGGGTTAGCGCTGATCACAAATGTTGTAGATGACCCGGACCTTGTGGGAGCTGGCTTGCCAGCGATGGGGACATTGAGGTCAATGCATCAATGTCCCGATTGCCACGGCTGCCCCAACGAAACCGGCGCATACAACCGAGTGCGCACGGCATCGCGGGACAGCAGCACCAGCACCAAAATCGTCGCCACATACGGCAGCATCGCCAGCAGGCTCGAAGGAATCGCCAGTCCCAATCCCTGTGCCACCAAGTGCAGGATGCTGGCGAGGCCGAACAGATACGCCCCAAGCAACAACCGCCACACCCGCCAACTGGCAAACACCACCAGCGCCAGGGCAATCCAGCCGCGCCCGGCGGTCATGTTTTCCGCCCACATCGGCGTGTAGGCCAGCGACAGATACGCCCCGGCCAGTCCGGCCATTGCTCCGCCGAACAACACCGCCAAGGTGCGTACGGTCAGCACCGGCAAGCCCATGGCGCTGGCCGCATCCGGGTTTTCACCGACCGCTTGAATGATCAGGCCGACACGACTTTTGATGATCACCCACGCCACCAGCGCAAACAGGGCGAACGACAGATACACCAGCAGATCCTGGGCAAACAGCATCCGCCCGATCAGCGGGATCTCACTCAGATACGGAGTCGCCAGAGGCTCGAAACCTGCCAGCGGCTTACCCACCCAGGCCGCGCCGACAAATGTCGACAGGCCCACGCCGAAGATCGTCAGGGCCAAACCGGTGGCCACCTGATTGGCGTTGAACACCAGCGCGACCAGGGCGAACAGTGACGACAACAACATCCCGGCCAGCATCGCCAGCAGCACACCCAGCCACAGGTTGCCGCTGTTCAGCGCGACGATAAAACCGATCACCGCACCGAACAGCATCATGCCTTCCTGGCCGAGGTTGAGGACGCCGCTTTTCTCGCAGATCAACTCACCCAATGCCACCAGCAGCAGCGGCGTGCCGCAGCGGACCATCGCGTAGAAAATATTGCTCAACAGATCGATATCCATCACAGCGCTCCGGCGGTTACGACAGGGGGCGAGGCGCGCCGGGTCCAGCGCAGTTTCAGGCGTGGCCGATAGACAATCAGCACGTCACAGGCGAGCAGGAAAAACAGCATCATGCCCTGGAACAATTGGGTGATCGCTTGCGGCAGATTGAGCGACATCTGCGCGCTCTCGCCGCCGATGTACAGCAGCGCCATCAGCAGACTGGAGAACAGAATGCCAAGCGGATTCAGCCGTCCGAGGAACGCCACGGTGATCGCTGCGTAGCCATAGCCCGGCGACACTTGGGGCACCAATTGGCCGATCGGCCCGGTCACTTCGCAGACCCCGGCGAGCCCGGCCAGACCACCGCTGATCAACAGCGCCAGCCAGATCAGGCGCTTCTCGCGAAAGCCGACGAAACCTGCCGCACGCTTGTCCAGCCCGAGCACTTTGATCTGGAAGCCGATGAAGCTTTTCTGCAACAACACCCACACCGCAACCAGCGCGAGCAGGGCGAAATACACGCCGGCATGCACGCGGCCGTCCTCCAGCAGCAGCGGCAAACGACTGGCGTCGCCGAACATGGCCGACTCGGGGAAATTGAAGCCCGCCGGATCCTTCAACGGCCCGTGCACGCAGAACAGCAGCAGGTTCAGCGCGATGTAATTGAGCATGATGCTGGTAAGGATTTCGTTGGCGTTGAAGCGCGTGCGCAGCCATGCGGTGAGTCCGGCCCATGCGGCGCCCGCCAGCGTCCCGGTCAGCAGAATCAGCACCAGCGCCCAGCGACTTTGCATACCAATAATGTTCACCGCCAGAGCACTGCCGGCCAGGGCGCCAAGTAGAAGTTGGCCTTCGGCGCCGATATTCCAGATTCGCGCCTGATAGGCCACGGCCAGGCCGAGTGCGCAGAGCAGAATCGGCAGCGCCTTGACCAGCAATTCAGATACGCCATACAGATCGCTGACCGGTGCGATCAGCAGCGTGTGCAAGGTTTGCAGTGGGTCGTGGCCCAGTGCGATGAACAACAGCGAGCCGCAGCCGAGGGTCAGCGCCGCCGCCAATAACGGCGAGCACCACAGCATCAGGCGCGATTGCTGGCCACGGGGTTCGAGGAAAAGCAGCATGTTGAAACTCCGTTAAACCGAGGCGGTGCGAGGTGAGTGATCGAACTGGCCGGCCATCCACGCGCCGACATCGCTCAGTTGTGTAGCGCCAGTATCTTGCAGCGCCGACAGACGCCCGCCGCACAGCGCGCCGAGGCGATCGCTGATCTGGAACAGCTCATCGAGGTCTTCGGAAATCACCAGAATCGCCGCGCCGGCATCGCGCAGGGCGATCAAGGCGCGATGGATGGTCGCGGCGGCACCGACGTCGACACCCCAGGTCGGGTGCGCGGCGATCAGCAGTTTCGGTTGCTGAAGAATTTCCCGGCCGAGGATGAATTTCTGCAAGTTGCCGCCGGACAGGCTGCGCGCAGCGGTTTGCGTGTCCGGGGTCTTCACGCCGAAACGCTGAATGATCTGTTGCGCGAGGGCTTCGACTTTGCCGCGTTGAATCAACCCGTGGCTGACCAGTCCTTGCTGAAAAGCACTGAGCAGGGCGTTATCGGCCAGACTCAACTCCGGCACCGCGCCGTGGCCGAGGCGTTCGGCCGGCACGAAGGCCAAACCCAGTTTGCGCCGCGCATCCGGGCGCAGGTCAGCGACGTTCCTATCTGCGAAGCGCAGGGTCGCCGCTTGCGCACGAGGCAAGGGCTGCTCGCCGCTGAGCAGGGCGAGCAATTCATCCTGACCATTGCCCGCGACCCCGGCGATGCCGACGATTTCACCACTGCGCACTTGCAGGTCGATGTCTGTCAGCGAGCGGCCGAACGGGTCCGGGTTGTGCCAGCTCAAACCCTGCACTTGCAGAAACGCCGTGCCACCACTGACTTTCGGATACTCGCCAATCAATGCCGCCGCTTCACCGACCATCATTTGCGCCAGTTGCTGGTCCGAACATTCGGCGGGCACGCAATGCCCGGCAACCCGGCCGCCGCGCAGCACCGTGGCGCTATGGCACAAGGCGCGCACTTCACCGAGCTTGTGGCTGATAAACAGAATGCTGCAGCCCTCATCGGCGAGGCGACGCAGGGTGATGAACAATTCGTCCGCCTCTTGCGGCGTCAGTACTGAGGTCGGCTCGTCGAGAATCAGCAGGCGGATGTCCTGCATCAGGCAACGAATGATTTCCACCCGCTGGCGCTCGCCGATCGACAGGCTGTGGACAAGTCGCTCCGGCTCCAGCGCCATGCCGTAACGCCGCGAGACTTCGCGAATCTTCGGCTCCAGTTGCTTTGGCGTGCCGGCCGCCGCGCCCATCGCCAGGGCAATGTTCTGCGCCACGCTGAGGGTTTCGAACAGGGAGAAATGCTGGAACACCATGCCAATGCCCAACTGCCGCGCCTGCGCCGGATTGCGCATCTGCACGCGCTGCCCCTCCCAGAGCATTTCACCGCTGTCGCACTGGGTGACCCCGTAAATGATCTTCATCAACGTACTTTTGCCCGCGCCGTTTTCACCGAGCAGGGCATGGATCTCACCCGGCGCGATGCTCAGGTCGATGGCGTCGTTGGCCAGACAACCGGGGTAGCGTTTGCTGATCTGGCGCAGTTGCAGGCGCGGCGGGGAAGGGGCGATGGACATGACAGGCTCGACTGACTTGGAGTTGTGCCTGTGGATAAAGCAATTTCCTGGCCATTGAGTCAGGAACGCTTGCGGAGCCAGTCCGCAAGTGCCGACAGCAGCGCATCGGCGGGCATTTTGTCTTTCTCTCGAGCACCAATTCAGCGCAAAGCCATTGAACAGGCTCCAGTTTTGCCCGCTTGCAGTTGGTTAAAAAACGAGCAACTGCCTGGGAGCCAGACAGATCCAGCGGCTGCGGCGGTCATGAACGGCTTATCCACAGGTTGCTCCACAGTAATTGTGCGCAAGCGCCGAGGCCGGGCATAAGCACTGCGATGCTTTGTTCTAATGGTGATAAACGAAGGTAACTGTTTGTTTTTTCGCTGGATTTCCCTTTCATCGGGTCATTTGAACGAAAATTGAACAAATCGCGCAAAGCCGCATGACAGAAGGGTTACAGCGGTGTGTGCTCAGGTTATCCACAGTCGGGTGCACAGCAGGTGTGGGCAAGTCGGCGGAAACTGGAATGCACGGAGTGCCCCAAAAAGATCGCAGCGTTCCGCAGCTCCTACAATTGGAATGTGATCCCCCTGTAGGAGCTGCCGAAGGCTGCGATCTTTTGATCTTCCACTCTCAACGCTGCAACAAAATCCGCCCACGGCTCAGATCCGCCAACTGACTCTGCAACACGTCGATCTGCGCTTCCCCCACCGCCAGCTTCAACTCAACGCCATTGGCCGTGAAGTTCTCCTCCACCACCAATCCACCGAGATCGGCCACGCGCAACTTCACCAGCGCCAACTCGGCAAATCCACAGGCGCAACTCAGCGGTACGCGGCTGATCAGCTCGATTTTGTCCGCCGCTTGCAGGCACTTGTTGGCGCCACCGCCATAGGCTCGGGCCAAACCGCCGGTGCCCAGTTGAATGCCGCCGTACCAGCGAATCACCAGCACCGCGACCTGATCGCAGTCCTGCGCCTCGATCGCCGCCAGGATAGGGCGCCCGGCCGTGCCGCCCGGCTCGCCGTCGTCAGTGCTGCGGTATTGCGCGCCGAGTTTCCACGCCCAGCAATTGTGCGTGGCATTCAAATCGCTGTGCTGCTCGAAAAACGCCTGCGCATCGGCAGGGCTGCTGATCGGCGTCGCCAGAGTGATGAAGCGGCTTTTGCGAATCTCTTCGCGGTACTCGCAAAAACCGCTGAGGGTGAAAGGCATAAACGTCTTATAGAGAAGGAGTGAGGCCGCAGCCTTTGAGAATGATGCGGATCAGGTTGTTGCCGGCGTCTTCCATGTCTTG
This window contains:
- a CDS encoding SDR family oxidoreductase gives rise to the protein MSQAKNALIIGASRGLGLGLVKTLLGDGWQVTATVRNPQKAEALQALGDVRIEKLDMDDQQAVIALSQKLKGETFDLLFVNAGVKGPDVQTPGGATLAEVGQLFFTNAVAPINLAQRFVGQIRDGSGVLAFMSSVLGSVTMPDAPELALYKASKAALNSMTNSFVTQLGEQKLTVLSLHPGWVKTDMGGEGADLDVETSTRGLIDQVNAFTGKGGHHFVNYKGETIPW
- a CDS encoding ABC transporter permease, with the translated sequence MDIDLLSNIFYAMVRCGTPLLLVALGELICEKSGVLNLGQEGMMLFGAVIGFIVALNSGNLWLGVLLAMLAGMLLSSLFALVALVFNANQVATGLALTIFGVGLSTFVGAAWVGKPLAGFEPLATPYLSEIPLIGRMLFAQDLLVYLSFALFALVAWVIIKSRVGLIIQAVGENPDAASAMGLPVLTVRTLAVLFGGAMAGLAGAYLSLAYTPMWAENMTAGRGWIALALVVFASWRVWRLLLGAYLFGLASILHLVAQGLGLAIPSSLLAMLPYVATILVLVLLSRDAVRTRLYAPVSLGQPWQSGH
- a CDS encoding ABC transporter permease, coding for MLLFLEPRGQQSRLMLWCSPLLAAALTLGCGSLLFIALGHDPLQTLHTLLIAPVSDLYGVSELLVKALPILLCALGLAVAYQARIWNIGAEGQLLLGALAGSALAVNIIGMQSRWALVLILLTGTLAGAAWAGLTAWLRTRFNANEILTSIMLNYIALNLLLFCVHGPLKDPAGFNFPESAMFGDASRLPLLLEDGRVHAGVYFALLALVAVWVLLQKSFIGFQIKVLGLDKRAAGFVGFREKRLIWLALLISGGLAGLAGVCEVTGPIGQLVPQVSPGYGYAAITVAFLGRLNPLGILFSSLLMALLYIGGESAQMSLNLPQAITQLFQGMMLFFLLACDVLIVYRPRLKLRWTRRASPPVVTAGAL
- a CDS encoding ABC transporter ATP-binding protein, encoding MSIAPSPPRLQLRQISKRYPGCLANDAIDLSIAPGEIHALLGENGAGKSTLMKIIYGVTQCDSGEMLWEGQRVQMRNPAQARQLGIGMVFQHFSLFETLSVAQNIALAMGAAAGTPKQLEPKIREVSRRYGMALEPERLVHSLSIGERQRVEIIRCLMQDIRLLILDEPTSVLTPQEADELFITLRRLADEGCSILFISHKLGEVRALCHSATVLRGGRVAGHCVPAECSDQQLAQMMVGEAAALIGEYPKVSGGTAFLQVQGLSWHNPDPFGRSLTDIDLQVRSGEIVGIAGVAGNGQDELLALLSGEQPLPRAQAATLRFADRNVADLRPDARRKLGLAFVPAERLGHGAVPELSLADNALLSAFQQGLVSHGLIQRGKVEALAQQIIQRFGVKTPDTQTAARSLSGGNLQKFILGREILQQPKLLIAAHPTWGVDVGAAATIHRALIALRDAGAAILVISEDLDELFQISDRLGALCGGRLSALQDTGATQLSDVGAWMAGQFDHSPRTASV
- a CDS encoding IMPACT family protein — translated: MPFTLSGFCEYREEIRKSRFITLATPISSPADAQAFFEQHSDLNATHNCWAWKLGAQYRSTDDGEPGGTAGRPILAAIEAQDCDQVAVLVIRWYGGIQLGTGGLARAYGGGANKCLQAADKIELISRVPLSCACGFAELALVKLRVADLGGLVVEENFTANGVELKLAVGEAQIDVLQSQLADLSRGRILLQR